In Cydia fagiglandana chromosome 16, ilCydFagi1.1, whole genome shotgun sequence, the following are encoded in one genomic region:
- the LOC134672249 gene encoding toll-like receptor 3 — protein sequence MDYAIAKRIVVFLITLVAASELVKAGCELNDLERRICEAELSCSYDFEPGLSLVTDWSCIQHDYNDYNYGFDEDYIIYLKADNIDETHSLNPFNLIYQLSDHIHTLSITNGKMNSIPGGLFYLNKATMIDLSQNTIELINLDVFSKLISLNVLNVSCNQIADLEDYERMTATGFSQVHTIDLSHNAIKDIPDNYFSRFPNLLHLNLSHNYIKSFGVLAFEGLIQLQTLHISDNELTKIGVVFASLTNIKELFLDHNYLTKIEKSDFNTMSTLEKLNLSWNSLFGFEDETFDPLVALRKLDLSSNKINTITKKIFLHNCNLQSLDISLNVISKIEPGAFEGKHIQEFNINDNPISGYLPKNTFQGIFMKKLDLSGANVTELGPELFEGQFKCLNFSKNSISKIHKITFIKLELLTDLDLSYNQLQNIEFDTSNLRNLSYFYINNNKIKKIPKYMFAHLTSLQVVDLSYNIIEEVEMQSFEHLNKLKILKLNNNPLLTVMPSQFFKGLVSSTVLDLSYTHVNMMKDGALNGMKLLKTFNLSYSNLTDLETNAFSGTGSIQVLDLSYNQLETYSLNNTNIKLVEEIYLQYNKLKYITDKIFLDLSDLRLLSLKGNNLIGIENNAFRNLRNLLKLDLSANQEVVFNSSIFSGLQSLSVVLLSNITSRFNLGDIVNTSIAGFDLSSCNISDINYVLVNPIITLERLKLTSNKIVSINKSSFQKLRQLSWIDLSYNQISIIQPGSFSDNEDLSVLDLSNNLLSSLMFGVFDGLVNLNTLDLSSNLLHSFSASIFHNTPRIRFLYLDNNLIEYLDFNQFGTENIKEIYLGGNRIPCDSLTKLKKISHTFAAKARNGIYDTENVDGITCNGINNANKSHVNDTALTPISSVSLNDFQSAVEKIINQSESYSIEKFLEVLNKTETKNTAFLEKLMNSNHQVTGGIYRILENIQEYLKLQNSVSVDSHPPLTDDLDINNNTDKKVHFKKQIMFEEDEHKAQSNADSNSKQLKYPLYFIATCLAVLLCMVILLFVLLIFRLRSTGNAYGNNLSCSRQPISNMMEME from the coding sequence ATTACGCAATAGCGAAAAGGATCGTAGTATTTCTGATAACACTTGTAGCAGCAAGTGAACTAGTAAAAGCAGGCTGCGAGCTGAATGATTTAGAGCGACGAATTTGTGAAGCTGAATTATCCTGCTCTTACGACTTCGAGCCAGGATTAAGTCTAGTCACAGACTGGTCCTGCATACAGCATGACTACAATGATTATAACTACGGTTTTGACGAAGATTAcattatttacttaaaagcAGACAACATCGACGAAACACATTCACTCAATCCATTCAACTTGATTTACCAGCTAAGCGATCATATACATACCCTATCGATTACAAACGGAAAAATGAATTCGATTCCAGGaggacttttttatttaaataaggcGACAATGATAGATCTTTCACAAAACACGATAGAATTGATAAATTTAGATGTATTCTCGAAACTGATTAGTTTAAACGTGCTTAATGTATCCTGCAACCAAATAGCGGATTTAGAAGATTATGAGAGAATGACTGCCACTGGCTTCAGTCAAGTACATACAATAGATTTGAGTCATAATGCTATTAAAGATATACCTGATAACTATTTCAGTCGATTTCCAAATCTACTTCACTTAAATCTTTCCCACAATTATATCAAAAGCTTCGGAGTACTTGCATTTGAAGGCTTAATACAGCTCCAAACACTGCATATCTCAGATAACGAACTAACTAAAATAGGTGTCGTTTTTGCAAGTCTAACAAATATAAAAGAATTGTTTTTAGATCACaactatttaacaaaaatagaGAAAAGCGATTTTAACACGATGTCCACATTGGAAAAACTTAATTTAAGTTGGAATAGTTTATTTGGTTTTGAAGACGAAACGTTTGATCCCTTGGTTGCATTAAGAAAATTGGATTTAAgcagtaataaaattaatactatcacaaaaaaaatatttctgcaTAACTGTAACCTACAATCACTAGATATATCATTGAATGTTATTTCTAAAATAGAACCAGGAGCATTTGAGGGAAAACATATACAAGAATTTAATATCAATGATAATCCGATTTCAGGGTATTTGCCCAAAAACACATTTCAAGGAATTTTCATGAAAAAACTTGACTTGAGTGGAGCTAACGTTACTGAGCTAGGTCCTGAGCTGTTTGAGGGgcaatttaaatgtttaaatttcAGTAAAAATTCCATATCCAAAAtacataaaattacatttatcaaACTCGAACTGTTAACAGATCTTGACTTATCGTACAACCAATTGCAAAATATAGAATTTGACACTTCGAATTTGAGAAACCTTTCCTACTTCTATATCAACAATaataagattaaaaaaataccaaaatatATGTTTGCACACCTAACAAGTTTACAAGTGGTAGATTTATCTTATAATATAATCGAGGAAGTTGAAATGCAGTCATTTGAacacttaaataaattaaaaatattaaagttaAACAATAACCCTCTTTTGACAGTAATGCCTTCACAATTTTTTAAGGGACTGGTTTCATCTACTGTTCTCGATTTGTCTTACACTCATGTTAACATGATGAAGGATGGCGCACTTAATGGTATGAAGTTACTTAAAACGTTTAACTTATCATACAGTAATCTCACGGATTTGGAAACAAATGCATTTAGTGGGACTGGATCAATACAAGTTCTTGATTTATCATACAACCAATTAGAAACTTATTCCTTAAACAACACCAATATAAAACTAGTGGAAgaaatatatttacagtataaTAAACTAAAATATATAACGGACAAAATTTTTCTGGATTTAAGTGATTTGCGATTGCTGAGCCTTAAAGGTAATAACTTAATCGGCATTGAAAATAATGCTTTTAGAAATCTGCGAAATCTTCTAAAGTTAGATTTATCTGCCAACCAAGAAGTGGTGTTTAATTCGTCAATATTCTCTGGCTTGCAATCACTATCGGTGGTTTTACTTAGTAATATTACATCTAGATTTAACTTAGGGGATATTGTAAATACTTCGATCGCCGGTTTTGATTTGTCATCTTGCAATATAAGCGACATTAATTATGTCTTAGTAAACCCGATTATTACCCTTGAAAGGTTGAAATTGActtcaaataaaattgtatCAATTAACAAATCATCATTCCAAAAGCTGCGGCAACTTTCATGGATCGATCTTAGCTATAATCAAATCTCCATTATACAACCAGGGTCTTTCAGTGATAATGAGGACCTTAGCGTTTTAGACTTGAGTAATAACTTACTGTCGTCGCTGATGTTTGGCGTTTTTGATGGATTGGTCAATTTAAACACTCTAGACTTGTCAAGCAACTTATTGCATAGTTTTAGTGCGAGCATATTTCACAATACACCTCGCATTCGATTTTTGTATCTAGACAATAATCTGATAGAATATTTGGATTTTAATCAGTTTGGCACTGAAAATATCAAAGAAATTTACTTAGGAGGTAACCGAATACCTTGTGATAGCTTAACTAAATTAAAAAAGATTTCCCACACTTTTGCTGCTAAAGCTAGGAATGGAATATATGACACAGAAAATGTAGATGGTATAACGTGTAACGGTATTAATAACGCAAATAAAAGTCATGTTAATGATACGGCACTAACACCCATTTCGTCTGTTTCTCTGAATGATTTTCAATCAGCAgtagaaaaaattataaaccaaAGTGAATCATACTCAATAGAAAAGTTTCTAGAAGTGTTAAATAAAACGGAAACCAAAAATACTGCATTTCTCGAAAAGCTAATGAATAGCAACCACCAGGTCACTGGCGGTATATACCGGATTTTagaaaatatacaagaatatttaaaacttcaaaATAGTGTATCGGTTGATTCTCATCCTCCACTAACTGATGATTTAGATATCAATAACAATACCGATAAAAAAGTTCATTTCAAGAAACAAATTATGTTTGAAGAAGATGAACACAAAGCTCAGTCCAACGCAGACTCAAATTCGAAACAGTTGAAATATCCATTATATTTTATCGCCACTTGCCTTGCTGTGCTTCTGTGCATGGTAATCCTATTATTTGTGCTTTTAATCTTTAGGTTACGAAGTACGGGCAACGCGTATGGCAATAACTTATCGTGCAGTAGACAGCCGATTTCAAATATGATGGAAATGGAATAG